GCCGGGGCCGCCGACGGCGTCGGGGGCCAGGTCGGCGACCATGAGGTGCCCGAACGTCCGCTGGTCGACGAAGCGCAGGTCGTGACCGCCGTCGTCGAAGACGATCCGGACCCGCAGGTGCTTCTCGCGCTCCCTGTCCGGCTCCCCGACGAGCAGCTGGCCGCTCATCCCGAGGTGGGCGAGCAGCGCCTCCTGCGGCTCGGGGCCGCCCTCCGCGCCCTGCCCCGCGTCCTGCCCCGCCTCCTCCTTCGCGGCCAGCGGCAGCCACATGTACTTGCCGCGGCGGCGGGGCGTGAGGACGGCGCGTCCGGCGAGGCGCCCGGCGAAGTCGGCGGGGCCGGCCTCGTGGCGGCGCACCGCCCGCGGGTGCAGGACCTCGGCGGACGCGATCGTGCGGCCGGCCGTCCACTGCTCGAGGCCGCGCCGGACGACCTCGACCTCGGGCAGCTCAGGCACCGGTCTGCGCCGCCTGACCGGCCTCCTCGCCGGTCTGCTTCCGCCCGGACCCCTTCCGGCCGGCCTCCCGCCCGCCGGAGTCGCGCGCCTGCCCGGACTGCCCGGCCTGTCCTGACTGCTCGGCCTGCCCGGACTGCTCGGCCTGCGCGGCGGCCTCGCGCTCCACCACGATGCGGCGGATCTCGTTCCAGCCGGCCTCGGCGGCGTTCTGCTCGGCCTCCTTCTTGCTGCGGCCCTCACCGGACCCGTAGGTCTTCCCGCCGACCCGGACGGTGGCGCGGAACGTCTTCTGGTGGTCGGGGCCGCTCTCGGCGACGTGGTACTCGGGGACGCCGAGCTCCTCGACGGCGGTGAGCTCCTGCAGCGAGGTCTTCCAGTCCAGCCCGGCGCCGAGGCCCGCCGAACGGTCGATGAGCGGGTCGAAGAGCCGGTGCACCAGGGCGGACGCCTCGTCCAGCCCGCGGTCCAGGTAGACCGCGCCGATCAGCGCCTCCAGGGTGTCGGCGAGTATCGACGCCTTGTCGCGGCCGCCGGTGCCCTCCTCGCCGCGTCCGAGGCGGATGTGGGCGCCGACGCCGAGGCCGCGCGCGACGCCCGCCAGGGCCCGCATGTTGACCACGGCGGCGCGCAGCTTGGCCAGCTGCCCCTCGGGCAGGTCCGGGTGGCCCCGGAACAGGGTGTCGGTGACGACGAGCCCCAGCACGGAGTCGCCGAGGAACTCCAGCCGCTCGTTGGTGGGGAGCCCGCCGTTCTCGTACGCGTAGGAACGGTGGGTGAGCGCGCGCTCCAGCAGCTCGTCGTCGACGTCGACGCCGAGCGCGGCGGTCAGTTCCGAGCGGTCCGGCGCGGGTTCGTTCTTCTTGCCGCTCACAAGCCCTCCTCGCAGGCCGTGCACCGCGCAGGGCGCGGTCGCGTCGATGGCGCGCGGCCTGGACGGCCTGGGCGGCCGGGACGGCGAGGACGCCCGGCGGGGAAGGTCCGCGAAGACGAGGTGCGCGCCGGTCGGTCGTCCCGGCGTGCACCACGGCTCCGGGCGCAGTCTCCGCGCCGGTCACCACGCCGACGTCGCGCGCCGGGGTGGTTTGGGTGCCTGTCCTGCCGCACCCGGGGGCGGGCCGCGCCGTCGACGCGGCCCGCCCCCGGGATGCGAGAAGACCTCAGGACGACGGGGCGATGACCTGCCGCCGGTCGTAGG
The sequence above is drawn from the Actinomadura hallensis genome and encodes:
- the rnc gene encoding ribonuclease III codes for the protein MSGKKNEPAPDRSELTAALGVDVDDELLERALTHRSYAYENGGLPTNERLEFLGDSVLGLVVTDTLFRGHPDLPEGQLAKLRAAVVNMRALAGVARGLGVGAHIRLGRGEEGTGGRDKASILADTLEALIGAVYLDRGLDEASALVHRLFDPLIDRSAGLGAGLDWKTSLQELTAVEELGVPEYHVAESGPDHQKTFRATVRVGGKTYGSGEGRSKKEAEQNAAEAGWNEIRRIVVEREAAAQAEQSGQAEQSGQAGQSGQARDSGGREAGRKGSGRKQTGEEAGQAAQTGA